The Miscanthus floridulus cultivar M001 chromosome 7, ASM1932011v1, whole genome shotgun sequence genome includes a region encoding these proteins:
- the LOC136467045 gene encoding fructose-bisphosphate aldolase 1, cytoplasmic-like, whose amino-acid sequence MSAYCGKYKDELIKNAAYIGTPGKGILAADESTGTIGKRLSSINVENIEENRRALRELLFCAPGALQYLSGVILFEETLYQKTKDGKPFVDVLNEGGVLPGIKVDKGTIEVAGTNKETTTQGHDDLGKRCAKYYEAGARFAKWRAVLNIGTNEPSQLAIDLNAQGLARYAIICQENGLVPIVEPEILVDGPHDIERCAYVTEIVLAACYKALNEHHVLLEGTLLKPNMVTPGSDSKKVAPEVIAEYTVRALQRTVPAAVPAIVFLSGGQSEEEATLNLNAMNKLNTKKPWSLSFSFGRALQASTLKAWAGKEENVEKARAAFLTRCKANSEATLGTYKGDAAAGEGVSESLHVKDYKY is encoded by the exons ATGTCGGCCTACTGCGGAAAGTACAAGG atgagctcatcaagaatGCCGCATACATTGGCACCCCTGGAAAGGGTATCCTTGCTGCTGATGAGTCCACGGGCACCATTGGCAAGCGCCTTTCAAGCATCAATGTCGAGAACATTGAGGAGAACCGCCGTGCCCTCCGTGAGCTGCTCTTTTGTGCCCCTGGTGCCCTCCAGTACCTCAGCGGTGTGATCCTCTTCGAGGAGACCCTCTACCAGAAAACCAAGGATGGCAAGCCCTTCGTCGATGTCCTCAATGAGGGAGGTGTGCTCCCTGGCATCAAGGTTGACAAGGGCACCATTGAGGTTGCTGGCACCAACAAGGAGACCACCACCCAGGGCCATGATGACCTTGGCAAGCGCTGCGCCAAGTACTACGAGGCTGGTGCCCGCTTTGCCAAGTGGCGTGCCGTCCTCAACATCGGCACTAACGAGCCATCACAGCTTGCCATTGACTTGAACGCCCAGGGTCTTGCTCGCTACGCCATCATCTGCCAGGAGAACGGTCTGGTGCCAATTGTTGAGCCTGAGATCCTTGTCGATGGGCCACATGACATTGAGCGCTGTGCCTATGTCACGGAGATTGTCCTTGCTGCCTGCTACAAGGCCCTCAACGAGCACCATGTCCTCCTTGAGGGTACCCTCCTGAAGCCCAACATGGTCACCCCCGGCTCCGACTCCAAGAAGGTGGCTCCTGAGGTGATTGCCGAGTACACTGTCCGTGCCCTCCAGAGGACTGTCCCTGCTGCTGTGCCTGCCATCGTCTTCCTCTCTGGTGGACAGAGTGAGGAGGAGGCCACCCTAAACCTGAACGCCATGAACAAGCTCAACACCAAGAAGCCGTGGTCCCTATCCTTCTCGTTCGGCCGTGCCCTTCAGGCGAGCACCCTCAAGGCCTGGGCTGGCAAGGAGGAGAATGTGGAGAAGGCCAGGGCTGCCTTCCTCACCAGGTGCAAGGCCAACTCAGAGGCCACCCTCGGCACATACAAGGGTGACGCTGCTGCCGGCGAGGGTGTCTCGGAGAGCCTCCACGTGAAGGACTACAAGTACTGA